Proteins encoded in a region of the Pieris brassicae chromosome 3, ilPieBrab1.1, whole genome shotgun sequence genome:
- the LOC123706838 gene encoding protein 4.1 homolog isoform X1: MPEGVTKDGKNGKEEKKKESPKKRSGNLARVKVEMLDGSVTELEVDRKVRGHDLLSKVCDSLNLVEKDYFGLLYEDRGDSRTWVDLDKRVSKLFKHEPWYVRFTVKFYPPEPGQLQEELTRYQLVLAIRKDLLDGRLPCSAVTHALLASYLLQSERGDYEDSEVGAGLCKQLKLVPPASCTPDLEEKVVELHKTHRGQTPAEAELNYLENAKKLAMYGVDLHPAKDSENVDITLGVCSSGLLVYRDKLRINRFAWPKILKISYKRHNFYVKLRPGEFEQFESTVGFKLANHRAAKKLWKTCVEHHTFFRLTSPEPPPRSTLFPRFGSRVSFPGRTHYQSRNATLSRPPPNFDRSFSTRGLTSRSTMALSSGAKDDSMPPDAAKRHTMPPQPAPRPTITDKKPPPGAVKVMPTAPPDKKEEKKLESKKPAENGTDTNSDPGIANNLETTPKKKGGFGLFAKKEKSPKEEKSPKEKSPKIKEKSLKEKSPKDKDKKIKDPKAKIAVLDTSNDSSNLDSSVDKSPKKEDKPSFTKPYEYTDTEKSPTRKPFIQGAFSYEREPISDEKQRGLDDSQSPGTRKAGLAFNYAPGEDKRVAESAEKRKTPEDPSKLKTPGLDYVESAGLKEIAKKPKSNVIDPTLALLEAERAQHEVPVAAAVPVSAAKLNNEIQVVIITGRYNAKTKKLDDANGTVLVTKGTINKATGKITTENEVINMKSGQVSFTDPATGKQEVKNGHVDSKTGHILFTSGVIDPKTGKMDPTLAQQYCFVEKAEDKVGSKPGREVDLVVITGKYDGKHKKLDASHGHVEVSKAIVSPDGIVTSNYGIIDTRTGKIDYKDPKTGKQDPKQAYVDHKTGNLLVTTGILDPKSGKVDSSLGQQYSIVEKDATKANREVRLVVITSKYDLKSKKLDPSFAHVDSIKGVLSGADGKIYTEYGVIDPRTGNIQVTDAKTGNQEIKQAQVDPKTGNILLLSGVVDPRTGKLDTSLGQQYSIVDKPISTFATIPGREVQVVAITGKYDSKAKKLDNPNGFIETSQAIISDKDGKVHTNFGVLDPNSGKIYSTDPKTGKRDSKQATIDAKTGSFILTSNVIDPKTGKTDSSLAQQLTVVDKDAPKGIPERYMNLVIITSKYDPKTKKLDLTNAHVNTVVGKLGDDDKVYTDIGVIDPATGYITTTDPVTGKQEIKKSVIDSKTGNMLLTSGVIDPNTKLVDPTLGQQYTLVSKPKDTFGSVSGKEIQLVVITSKYDPKYKRLDTPNGHVETSRGIIAADGRIHSNFGIIDPKTGKIEQTDPLTGNLEVRNAVADPKTGNLILTGSVVDPKSGKVDTSLAQQFSIIDKDIKQVEREIHLVIITTKYDPRTKKIDPTQAQIDTISGTVGADGKIHTESYIIDPASGEITMKDLKSGKQEIKKAQLDPATGHMLVTSNVVDPKTGKIDPSLAQQYSIVNKPVVQHTKPPSKGEIRIVIVTNRFDPKTKSVDAGSGTIDASKGYVSVEDGKIHTDFGIIDPKSGQILYKDPVTGKQDLKKAEVDPKTGTITVTTSVIDPKTGKVDPTFAQQYTIIDKQNILAKVTPVSQRGSVSPPRPIQTPVKTPTTTPVQTPLQSPVRPSAPVINQYQKASPVQGVAPTKPTTAPPAPPAPPKKKIVKIMVIFTRVDPKTKKPDFFNAEVEHLTGVLDPSGFIETKYGVIDSNKGSIIVTDPSGQKQTKDGTILSETGQIFINSGAIDPKTGKIDPNLGMILSVAKQDDPVVDITTITGPYDPKTGKVKIEEGIVEHTKGKVDAETGNISTKYGVIDPSNGVIFVSDTTGSQDAKSITIDENNGQITIVGVFDPKTGKVNPNNAQLLVVGSHIDPVVEVTSFVGKLDTKKGVIEPKNSVIESSTGQINPDNNIINTKYGQIDLVKGTVTYNDPKTGKFESKELKVDPLTGQFLLRTGQINPKSGKPDKDIGRLMCLRIIQTKVDPITGKQIVSNDPKNVKVDPKTNQIWIAGPKDPKTGETLYTAGQIDPNTGYIITIYGRLDPKTGTISRATDVEKSLIKVDPVNGQVYTATGDVDDNNEPLYSASQVDPGTGEIYTKLGKIDPRTGKLIIVKIYIITQKDEKGRVKEVDPKECTIDETTGRIITTKTVYVYQIIDPITGETIDVDPDDPRLKGARTTVTQTMTLSGKIDPVTGRIKTEYGDIDPDTGDIDPSTAVRDPVTGQLILHYSQIDPSHFEDKSGNYTIEKETQDLPANIDIQTVNTHKFSTFGKDESPARGDEPKTFTEYTTSEHIRHQGYVSSSTPISSKIPISQRSKKTPTPPVVVKTTTKQLLTKNEDGVTHNVEQEVENLGTGEVTFSTHTNKADNIESMEGRSPYVTARAVTTRTAMTHHDLDTKAKTQQMEEKTVAHTLTSSATRQEQRVVTQQVKTTVTTGDQLTRHGSESSLSSGDSGTPIDFDGGEGHYYVTEPGVYRTTTTSTAMGNAPFGSMVQSATTKSSVGPQVTSFSQSPEPTEEEDAEQLAGEEVVSSQTISSKTRTVETITYKTERNGVVETRVEQKITIQSDGDPIDHDRALAEAIQEATAMNPDMTVEKIEIQQQSTQP; this comes from the exons ATGCCGGAGGGAGTGACGAAAGACGGCAAAAATGGCAAGGAGGAGAAGAAGAAGGAATCTCCAAAAAAGCGGTCCGGCAACCTCGCCAGGGTCAAAGTGGAGATGCTAGATGGATCCGTCACGGAGCTCGAAGTCGAT agaaAAGTCCGTGGCCATGATCTCCTATCAAAGGTGTGTGATAGTCTTAACTTAGTGGAGAAAGACTATTTTGGGCTGCTGTATGAAGATCGCGGTGACTCCAGGACATGGGTCGACCTTGACAAACGCGTCTCCAAGTTGTTTAAAC ATGAGCCATGGTACGTGCGTTTTACGGTGAAGTTCTACCCACCAGAGCCTGGACAACTCCAAGAGGAGTTGACGAGATATCAACTAGTGCTGGCCATTAGGAAAGATCTGTTAGatg GTCGTCTACCATGTTCTGCGGTGACTCACGCCCTCCTAGCGAGTTACCTACTTCAATCCGAGCGTGGAGATTACGAGGACAGCGAGGTAGGGGCTGGCCTATGCAAGCAGCTCAAGCTGGTTCCACCTGCCAGCTGTACACCCGATCTAGAAGAGAAGGTTGTTGAGTTACATAAAACACACAG AGGTCAAACCCCAGCCGAAGCTGAGCTGAACTATCTAGAGAACGCAAAGAAGTTAGCGATGTATGGAGTTGACTTGCATCCAGCTAAAGACTCTGAAAATGTTGACATAACCCTGGGTGTCTGCTCGTCCGGTCTCCTTGTGTATAGAGACAA ACTACGTATCAATCGCTTCGCGTGGCCAAAGATACTCAAGATCAGCTACAAACGCCACAACTTCTATGTGAAGTTGCGTCCGGGCGAGTTCGAGCAATTCGAATCTACCGTTGGCTTCAAACTCGCCAACCATCGCGCTGCAAAGAAATTGTGGAAGACCTGCGTGGAACATCACACGTTCTTCAG GCTAACAAGCCCAGAGCCGCCACCGCGCAGTACACTATTCCCGCGTTTCGGTTCACGGGTCAGCTTTCCTGGTCGCACGCACTACCAGTCAAGGAATGCCACACTGTCCCGTCCACCGCCCAACTTTGATAGATCCTTCTCCACTAGAGGGCTCACGTCGCGTAGTACTATGG cTCTCTCATCTGGTGCGAAAGATGATTCGATGCCGCCGGATGCTGCGAAGAGACACACGATGCCACCTCAACCAGCACCCAGACCTACCATTACGGACAAG AAACCGCCGCCGGGCGCCGTTAAGGTAATGCCGACAGCGCCACCagataaaaaagaagaaaagaaaTTGGAATCGAAGAAACCAGCTGAAAACG GTACAGATACCAACAGCGACCCCGGTATTGCGAATAATCTCGAAACAACGCCGAAAAAGAAG GGAGGATTTGGCTTATTCGCTAAAAAGGAGAAATCACCCAAAGAGGAGAAGTCTCCGAAAGAAAAGTCACCTAAAATCAAAGAGAAATCTCTTAAAGAAAAGTCACCAAAAGACAaagataagaaaattaaagacCCTAAAGCAAAGATTGCTGTTCTCGATACGTCTAACGATAGCTCCAACCTTGATAGTTCAGTCGATAAGAGTCCAAAGAAAGAAGATAAGCCAAGCTTTACTAAGCCATACGAGTATACTGACACTGAGAAAAGTCCTACGCGTAAGCCGTTTATTCAAGGGGCATTTAGCTATGAAAGGGAACCAATATCTGATGAGAAACAGAGGGGTTTGGATGACAGTCAAAGCCCAGGTACAAGGAAAGCAGGATTAGCGTTCAATTATGCTCCAGGAGAAGACAAGAGGGTAGCAGAGAGTGCAGAGAAACGTAAAACACCAGAGGATCCAAGTAAATTGAAGACTCCTGGTCTGGATTACGTAGAATCTGCGGGTCTTAAAGAAATAGCCAAGAAACCGAAGTCTAATGTTATTGACCCGACACTTGCGTTGCTCGAAGCGGAAAGAGCTCAACATGAAGTACCAGTTGCGGCCGCAGTTCCTGTTTCGGCGGCCAAGCTTAACAATGAAATTCAGGTTGTGATTATAACTGGTCGGTATAACGCCAAGACTAAAAAACTGGATGACGCTAATGGTACTGTTCTGGTAACTAaaggtacaataaataaagccACAGGCAAAATAACAACTGAGAATGAAGTCATTAATATGAAATCGGGTCAAGTAAGTTTTACAGATCCTGCCACCGGTAAGCAAGAGGTCAAGAACGGCCACGTAGATTCAAAGACAGGACACATTCTATTTACTTCAGGTGTTATTGATCCTAAAACAGGAAAGATGGATCCTACATTAGCCCAACAGTATTGTTTCGTAGAAAAGGCCGAAGATAAAGTAGGTTCTAAACCCGGCAGAGAAGTTGACTTAGTCGTGATCACAGGAAAATATGACGGAAAACACAAAAAACTCGACGCAAGTCATGGACACGTGGAAGTTTCTAAAGCTATTGTTTCGCCAGATGGCATTGTAACTTCTAACTATGGTATTATAGATACAAGGACTGGAAAGATCGATTATAAAGACCCGAAGACAGGAAAACAAGATCCGAAACAGGCATATGTTGATCACAAAACTGGTAATCTGCTCGTTACCACGGGTATATTAGATCCCAAGTCAGGGAAAGTGGATTCATCTCTTGGCCAACAATACAGCATTGTTGAAAAAGACGCTACTAAAGCAAACAGAGAAGTAAGACTAGTCGTCATTACAAGCAAGTATGATTTGAAGAGTAAGAAGCTTGATCCTTCATTTGCTCATGTTGATTCCATTAAAGGTGTCCTCAGTGGTGCTGACggtaaaatatatactgaATATGGTGTCATTGATCCTAGGACGGGTAACATACAGGTGACCGATGCAAAAACCGGTaatcaagaaataaaacaagCGCAGGTTGACCCTAAAACAGGTAATATCCTTTTATTATCTGGGGTTGTTGATCCTAGAACAGGCAAATTGGATACTTCATTGGGACAACAATACAGTATCGTAGACAAACCCATAAGCACCTTTGCTACAATTCCTGGACGAGAAGTGCAAGTAGTGGCTATAACTGGTAAATACGACAGCAAGGCTAAGAAATTGGATAATCCTAATGGTTTTATTGAAACATCTCAAGCTATAATTAGCGACAAAGATGGAAAAGTGCACACAAACTTTGGAGTGCTAGATCCTAATTCGggtaaaatttattcaacagATCCTAAAACTGGCAAACGTGATTCAAAGCAAGCCACGATTGACGCAAAAACTGGCAGTTTTATTCTTACATCTAATGTTATAGATCCAAAAACTGGCAAAACGGATTCTTCGTTAGCGCAACAATTAACTGTTGTGGACAAAGATGCTCCTAAAGGCATACCAGAGCGATACATgaatttagtaattattacatCAAAGTATGACCCTAAAACTAAGAAACTTGACCTCACTAATGCTCACGTCAATACAGTAGTTGGAAAACTAGGTGATGATGACAAAGTTTACACTGATATCGGAGTCATTGATCCGGCTACTGGTTACATAACCACAACTGATCCAGTTACAGGTaaacaagaaattaaaaaatctgtcaTTGATTCTAAAACGGGTAATATGTTGCTCACTTCGGGCGTTATTGATCCCAACACCAAATTAGTTGATCCTACGCTAGGGCAACAATATACACTTGTGAGTAAACCGAAAGATACTTTTGGATCTGTATCAGGCAAAGAAATACAACTGGTTGTAATAACTAGCAAGTATGATCCTAAATATAAGAGATTAGATACACCTAACGGGCACGTTGAAACATCTCGAGGTATTATTGCTGCTGATGGCAGAATCCATAGTAACTTTGGCATTATTGACCCGAAGACTGGTAAAATTGAACAAACAGATCCTTTAACGGGAAACTTAGAAGTAAGAAATGCTGTGGCTGATCCTAAAACCGGGAATCTAATATTAACTGGTAGTGTAGTGGATCCAAAATCCGGTAAGGTTGATACATCGCTTGCCCAACAATTCAGTATCATTGATAAAGATATTAAACAGGTAGAAAGAGAAATCCACCTTGTTATTATAACTACGAAATATGATCCACGAACAAAGAAGATTGATCCAACTCAAGCACAAATTGATACAATTTCAGGAACTGTCGGTGCTGATGGTAAAATACATACAGAATCATATATTATCGACCCTGCTTCTGGTGAAATAACAATGAAAGACCTCAAGTCAGGCAAACAAGAAATTAAGAAAGCTCAGCTCGATCCGGCCACGGGACATATGCTAGTTACTAGTAATGTTGTTGACCCTAAGACCGGTAAAATTGATCCTAGCTTAGCACAACAATATAGTATTGTAAACAAACCTGTTGTACAGCATACCAAGCCCCCATCAAAAGGTGAAATAAGAATTGTCATTGTTACAAATAGGTTTGATCCAAAAACAAAATCAGTGGATGCTGGCTCTGGAACAATAGATGCATCTAAAGGTTATGTGAGTGTTGAAGATGGAAAAATACATACAGATTTCGGTATCATTGATCCTAAATCAGGGCAAATTTTGTACAAAGATCCTGTGACTGGGAAGCAAGACCTGAAGAAGGCAGAAGTCGATCCTAAAACGGGCACTATTACAGTTACAACGTCTGTTATTGATCCCAAAACGGGTAAAGTAGATCCTACATTTGCCCAACAATATACGATTATCGATAAACAGAATATTTTGGCTAAAGTAACGCCAGTATCTCAAAGAGGTAGTGTTTCTCCACCAAGGCCGATTCAAACTCCTGTTAAAACACCCACCACTACTCCAGTGCAAACTCCTCTACAGTCTCCTGTTCGTCCATCTGCGCCAGTAATCAATCAATATCAAAAGGCGTCGCCTGTTCAAGGAGTCGCTCCGACCAAACCAACTACAGCGCCACCTGCACCACCTGCACCACCTAAAAAGAAGATTGTAAAAATCATGGTGATATTTACAAGAGTTGACCCAAAGACAAAGAAACCAGATTTCTTTAATGCCGAGGTGGAACACTTAACTGGAGTTCTCGATCCCAGTGGCTTTATTGAAACTAAATACGGTGTCATTGATTCAAACAAAGGTAGTATAATTGTTACAGATCCCTCAGgacaaaaacaaactaaagaTGGAACAATTCTTTCAGAAACAGgacaaattttcataaattctGGTGCTATAGATCCTAAAACTGGTAAAATTGATCCCAATCTTGGAATGATCTTAAGTGTTGCCAAACAAGATGACCCTGTTGTTGACATTACAACTATAACCGGACCTTATGATCCGAAAACGGGTAAAGTTAAAATTGAGGAAGGAATAGTAGAGCACACTAAAGGTAAGGTTGATGCCGAAACTGGCAACATCTCGACTAAATATGGTGTTATCGACCCATCAAATGGCGTCATCTTCGTATCTGATACAACTGGTTCGCAAGACGCAAAATCTATTACTATAGATGAAAATAATGGCCAAATAACTATTGTTGGAGTATTTGATCCTAAAACTGGTAAAGTTAATCCAAACAATGCGCAGTTACTTGTTGTTGGTAGCCATATTGATCCAGTTGTTGAAGTTACCTCATTTGTCGGTAAACTTGATACTAAAAAAGGTGTTATTGAACCAAAGAACTCTGTTATTGAAAGCAGTACAGGTCAGATCAATcctgataataatataataaatactaaatatggACAAATAGATCTAGTTAAAGGAACTGTAACTTATAACGATCCTAAGACTGGTAAATTTGAAAGTAAAGAGCTTAAAGTTGATCCTCTTACTGGACAGTTCTTGCTCAGAACAGGACAAATCAATCCTAAATCTGGTAAGCCCGATAAAGACATCGGCAGGTTAATGTGTCTTAGAATTATCCAAACTAAAGTCGACCCTATTACTGGTAAACAAATCGTCTCGAACGATCCTAAAAACGTTAAAGTTGACCCGAAAACTAACCAGATTTGGATAGCTGGACCTAAAGACCCCAAAACTGGCGAAACTCTGTATACAGCTGGTCAAATTGACCCCAACACCGGCTATATTATCACTATCTATGGTCGATTAGACCCTAAAACAGGCACCATCTCTCGAGCAACGGATGTTGAGAAATCCCTTATCAAAGTCGACCCGGTCAATGGTCAGGTTTACACTGCTACTGGAGATGTCGATGACAATAACGAACCTTTGTACTCTGCCTCACAAGTTGATCCTGGAACTGGCGAAATTTACACTAAGTTAGGTAAAATCGATCCTAGAACAGGTAAACTGATAATCGTCAAAATCTATATCATTACTCAAAAGGATGAAAAGGGCAGAGTCAAGGAAGTCGATCCGAAAGAATGCACAATCGATGAAACGACTGGTAGGATCATCACAACGAAGACTGTGTACGTATATCAGATTATTGACCCAATCACAGGAGAAACAATTGATGTAGATCCCGACGACCCAAGGCTGAAGGGAGCCAGAACAACTGTCACTCAAACTATGACCCTATCTGGCAAGATCGACCCTGTCACTGGAAGAATAAAGACGGAATACGGAGACATTGACCCAGACACGGGTGATATTGATCCGAGTACCGCTGTCCGAGATCCAGTTACCGGCCAATTGATATTACACTACTCGCAAATTGATCCGTCGCATTTCGAAGACAAGAGTGGAAACTACACGATCGAGAAAGAGACGCAAGACCTCCCAGCAAATATCGACATACAGACAGTGAACACGCACAAATTCTCTACCTTTGGCAAAGACGAAAGTCCCGCTCGAGGCGACGAGCCCAAGACATTCACTGAATACACGACAAGCGAGCACATACGACACCAAGGCTACGTGTCATCCTCGACCCCAATCTCCTCTAAGATCCCGATTTCACAGCGCTCCAAAAAGACTCCAACACCACCCGTAGTCGTCAAGACCACTACCAAACAACTTCTAACGAAGAACGAGGATGGCGTCACGCATAACGTCGAACAAGAGGTGGAGAATCTTGGCACGGGCGAAGTTACATTCTCGACTCACACAAACAAG GCGGACAACATTGAGTCGATGGAGGGGCGAAGTCCTTACGTGACGGCGCGCGCCGTGACCACAAGGACGGCTATGACCCATCATGACCTGGACACCAAGGCGAAAACCCAGCAGATGGAAGAAAAAACTGTTGCTCATACGCTGACATCGTCAGCCACTCGCCAGGAGCAACGAGTGGTGACGCAGCAAGTCAAAACCACTGTTACTACAGGCGATCAG TTGACTAGACATGGCTCTGAATCATCTCTGAGTAGCGGCGACTCAGGCACACCCATAGACTTCGATGGCGGAGAAGGACATTACTACGTGACG gaGCCTGGTGTGTACCGCACTACTACAACTTCAACGGCTATGGGTAATGCTCCATTCGGTAGCATGGTGCAAAGCGCTACCACTAAG AGCAGCGTAGGCCCGCAAGTAACGTCTTTCTCCCAAAGCCCTGAGCCAACTGAAGAAGAAGATGCTGAACAACTGGCAGGCGAGGAAGTGGTCTCCTCGCAAACTATCAGCTCCAAGACACGTACCGTTGAGACTATTACT TACAAGACAGAGCGTAATGGAGTAGTGGAGACGCGAGTAGAACAGAAGATCACTATACAATCTGATGGCGATCCTATTGATCACGATCGAGCATTGGCTGAGGCTATTCAG gaAGCCACAGCGATGAATCCCGATATGACGGTCGAGAAGATTGAAATCCAGCAACAGAGCACACAGCCTTAA